A stretch of Besnoitia besnoiti strain Bb-Ger1 chromosome Unknown contig00015, whole genome shotgun sequence DNA encodes these proteins:
- a CDS encoding uncharacterized protein (encoded by transcript BESB_028480): protein MQLPLTLLRAAQNRPMMVELKSGETYSGLLANCDGFMNLHLKDSVCTSKDGERFWKLSECYIRGNMIKYIRLQEEVLETAKDDKKEARDKPRVRGRGGRGGGVRGFGGRGRGDRGGRGGSCAAGGDLLTQAAHIFAQTPSLPRETEYASAGMITRTPLASHIEVQEILSGRQPQNFQGHYADEPVKVFRSGFRWFPETVRAGGTPVELEQHDDAPLASCVASSPAEASESLTALPLQALPRACVSQQGPEPRPHRVSPRPWPQARSGQWV from the exons atgcagctcccTCTcactcttcttcgcgcggcgcagaatcGGCCGATG ATGGTAGAGCTGAAGAGCGGCGAGACCTACAGTGGCCTCCTTGCGAACTGTGACGGCTTCATGAATCTCCATCTCAAGGACTCTGTATGCACGTCGAAG gacggcgagcgTTTTTGGAAGCTCAGCGAGTGCTACATCCGCGGCAACATGATCAAATACATCCGCCTGCAGGAAGAGGTACTCGAGACTGCGAAAGACGACAAGAAGGAAG CTCGCGATAAACCGAGAgtgagaggccgcggcgggcgcgggggtgGCGTTCGCGGCTTTGGAGGCAGAG GGCGCGGCgatcgcggcggccgcggaggcag ctgcgccgccggcggggacCTCTTGACTCAGGCCGCACACATATTTGCTCAAACGccctcgcttccgcgcgaAACTGAGTACGCGAGTGCTGGGATGATCACCCGAACACCGTTGGCGAGCCATATAGA GGTTCAGGAGATTTTGAGTGGGCGGCAACCGCAAAACTTCCAGGGTCACTATGCAGATGAGCCG GTAAAAGTTTTCCGCAGCGGCTTTCGCTGGTTTCCTGAGACAGTCAGGGCAGGGGGGACTCCTGTCGAGCTTGAGCAGCACGACGACGCACCCCTGGCGTCCTGCGTGGCTTCATCTCCAGCAGAAGCGTCGGAGTCTCTCACCGCcctgcctctgcaggcgctgccgcgagcgTGCGTCTCTCAGCAGGGCCcggagccgcgcccgcaccgGGTGTCCCCTCGCCCCTGGCCGCAGGCCCGTTCGGGGCAGTGGGTCTGA
- a CDS encoding uncharacterized protein (encoded by transcript BESB_028490), protein MARSQDRERGRERAEASSQNSGKKRANGAEGDGKRKGAGGPGAEGPVAGVQSRYPVMNENAYQEQKKLHLAELRRHAPSALRSFAESLVCFTYMAFIPGLLNARLRRLPCLETWATGTTSALSLWITLASWAAFFARGNVTDPASFLVAVREAKAWRATQKERPREAACDASSSRRQPAEQTRDGAGAENSARGPAEDALAALSCGSFWKVTAASLLGASVVGVVLRCFFSHVTFLPSLGALPLQVFEDLPPAMPGKVAPPFYLPSSSLLASVLSLLPASRQLQAADMLRSALVFASRLFSFLRRLGLGVGTAGVAMVLKPGGGHQEFQQQLIKSAFFKEHFGADVLDTSTEAALGVFHGAPPVDNFFSKLVHGLTNSAAGVQEEEALVLWISAMLDVFLLEVFFAILAYMAVAVQASLAVALESKIRIRGITFASLNAGCFFYFFGIPFCASVGGPMLNAGYAALVTAYRLDVVGFALLVSADLLGAYIATLFVTPSVCVESKKTAASSAPAKRSFVFRSWPRSAEKRKTE, encoded by the exons atggCGCGGTCGCAGGACAGGGAGCGCGGACGAGAGCGTGCAGAGGCTTCTTCGCAGAACTCCGGGAAGAAGCGGGCGAATGGAGCTGAGGGAGACGGCAAGCGCAagggcgccggaggccccggcgccgagggcccCGTCGCAGGCGTGCAGAGCCGATACCCCGTGATGAATGAGAATGCCTACCAggagcagaagaagctgcatCTGGCtgagctgcggcggcacgcTCCAtctgcgctgcgcagcttcgccgagtctctcgtctgcttcACCTACATGGCCTTCATTCCGGGGCTCCTgaacgcgcgcctgcggcggcttccCTGCCTGGAGACCTGGGCGACTGGCACGACCAgtgcgctctctctctggatCACCCTCGCGAGCTGggcggccttcttcgcccgAGGAAACGTCACCGACCCCGCcagcttcctcgtcgccgtccgcgaggcgaaggcctggCGCGCCACTCAGAAGGAGCGACCGCGCGaagccgcctgcgacgcgtCGTCTTCCAGGCGACAGCCCGCAGAGCAAACCCGTGACGgtgcaggcgcagagaactctgcgcgcgggcctgcagaagatgcgctcgccgccctctcttGTG GCAGCTTCTGGAAAGTgacggcggcctcgctgttGGGAGCTTCTGTTGTCGGCGTGGTgcttcgctgcttcttctcacACGTCACGTTTCTTCCCTccctcggcgcgctgcctcttcagGTTTTCGAGGACTTGCCGCCGGCGATGCCCGGGAAAGTCGCGCCGCCGTTTTACctcccttcgtcttctcttctggCGTCTgtcctctcgctgctgcctgcttcgcgtcaactgcaggccgcggacaTGCTTCGCAGCGCCCTCGTCTTTGCAAGTCGGcttttctccttcctgcGGCGACTCGGTCTCGGTGTAGGGACAGCCGGCGTCGCCATGGTGCTCAAACCGGGCGGCGGCCACCAGGAGTTTCAGCAGCAGCTTATCAAGAGTGCCTTTTTCAAGGAGCACTTTGGAGCCGACGTCCTGGACACAAGCACCGAGGCGGCCCTGGGGGTCTTCCACGGAGCCCCGCCCGTTGACAATTTCTTCTCGAAACTCGTGCACGGCCTGACCAACTCCGCAGCAGGCGtgcaggaagaggaggctCTTGTCCTCTGGATCAGCGCGATGCTGGATGTCTTTCTCCTCGAGGTCTTTTTCGCCATCCTTGCCTACATGGCTGTTGCGGTGCAAGCCTCGCTTGCGGTCGCGCTGGAGAGCAAAATTCGAATCCGAGGCATCACGTTTGCCTCCCTCAACGCTGGCTGCTTCTTCTACTTCTTCGGGATTCCCTTCTGCGCGTCCGTGG GCGGGCCTATGCTCAATGCCGGATACGCGGCCCTGGTGACGGCGTACCGGCTGGACGTCGTTGGattcgccctcctcgtttCCGCAGACCTCCTGGGTGCCTACATCGCCACCCTGTTTGTAACACCTTCGGTGTGCGTGGAGAGCAAgaagacggccgcgagctccgcgcctgcAAAGCGGAGTTTTGTCTTTCGCTCGTGGCCCCGAagcgcagaaaagagaaaaactgAGTAA
- a CDS encoding uncharacterized protein (encoded by transcript BESB_028500), translated as MDGTIQATAEQAPKPLTQWDQDGVRKRVTDSEWLDEGLAVDGKKVQRTEERIREDSSSSSREQFRDPIAGEGRRWSVMKGPSMLHTAVESFAFYLYLAFLPGWLGGWLSKVPPFAFWSPSIVGAVAFWSALKLWGPLLSCGAMTEPCSALLKLRAARRLARHAPPECIKTAVATLGAAATVGVALRVFFPGQLADRPPVTLQIYNDIQLPAGQPTTPSTSGPFDPSASMFSSVLASLPLSFQEEVARLVSASLVSVADVAVVFRKLLVGALWAGSTWVLPRERQDALLRSELFVTTFGGGHETGGGFVDIVHRLGGPGSKDKSEVVFWFSKLVDVFLGEFFFSCLHYMVQAADIAVQEITRSCRIKVTGFGNICLNDGTLAYMVGRPFCTITGGPMLNPCFVVMVMIGRGDFFALWLLLTADFSAAFVASLLVKPARKETDNSGG; from the exons ATGGATGGTACCATCCAAGCAACAGCAGAAcaggcgccgaagccgctcACGCAGTGGGATCAGGATGGCGTTAGGAAGCGTGTTACAGATAGTGAATGGCTGGATGAAGGGCTGGCAGTAGATGGAAAGAAGGTTCAGCGCACCGAAGAGCGCATTCGGGAAGATTCATCCTCTTCATCACGCGAACAATTCCGTGACCCCATAGCAGGTGAAGGACGGCGTTGGAGCGTTATGAAGGGTCCTTCCATGCTCCATACGGCTGTTGAAAGCTTCGCATTCTACCTTTATTTGGCGTTCTTGCCGGGCTGGCTTGGCGGATGGCTTTCCAAGGTTCCACCTTTTGCCTTCTGGAGTCCATCCATCGTTGGCGCCGTAGCTTTTTGGTCTGCGCTGAAGCTGTGGGGGCCTCTGCTGTCTTGTGGAGCGATGACGGAACCGTGTTCTGCACTCCTCAAGTTgcgtgcagcgcggcgcctaGCCAGACACGCACCCC CTGAGTGCATCAAAACCGCCGTCGCAAcgctcggcgcagcggcgaccgtGGGCGTTGCCCTGCGAGTATTTTTCCCTGGTCAGTTGGCAGATCGGCCGCCAGTGACGCTTCAGATCTACAATGATATCCAGTTGCCAGCCGGGCAGCCAACTACACCTTCAACAAGCGGCCCTTTCGACCCGTCGGCGTCGATGTTCTCTTCTGTTTTAGCGTCGCTCCCACTCTCCTTCCAAGAGGAAGTAGCGAGGCTGGTGAGCGCCTCGCTTGTGTCTGTGGCTGACGTCGCTGTTGTGTTCCGCAAGCTTCTCGTGGGCGCCCTGTGGGCTGGAAGTACGTGGGTTTTGCCAAGAGAACGGCAAGATGCACTCCTGCGGTCTGAGCTGTTCGTCACCACATTTGGAGGCGGTCACGAAACGGGAGGAGGATTTGTCGACATTGTGCATCGCCTCGGTGGCCCCGGCTCAAAAGACAAGTCGGAAGTAGTTTTCTGGTTCAGCAAGCTCGTTGACGTGTTCCTGGGGGAGTTTTTTTTCAGCTGTCTGCACTACATGGTCCAGGCTGCAGATATTGCGGTGCAAGAAATCACGCGCTCCTGCCGAATCAAAGTCACGGGATTCGGCAACATATGTCTAAATGACGGAACCCTGGCGTACATGGTCGGCAGGCCCTTCTGCACAATCACAG GTGGTCCAATGCTCAATCCATGCTTCGTAGTCATGGTTATGATTGGACGTGGGGATTTCTTCGCTCTGTGGCTCCTCTTAACGGCAGACTTTTCGGCAGCCTTTGTGGCCAGCCTTCTAGTGAAGCCG GCCAGGAAGGAAACAGACAATTCGGGGGGTTAG